A window of the Virgibacillus pantothenticus genome harbors these coding sequences:
- a CDS encoding CTP synthase: protein MTKYIFVTGGVVSSLGKGITAASLGRLLKNRGLQVTIQKFDPYINVDPGTMSPYQHGEVYVTEDGAETDLDLGHYERFIDINLNKYSNITTGKVYSSVIRKERRGDYLGGTVQVIPHITNEIKEQVFRAGEATGADIVITEIGGTVGDIESLPFLEAIRQIKKDVGRDSVMYLHCTLVPYIQAAGEMKTKPTQHSVKELRSLGIQPDVIVLRTEQAISKEMKEKIALFCDINEKAVIEMLDADTLYQVPISLQEQQLDELTCKHFGLDCKQADMKEWMELLNKVRHLSKTVDIALVGKYVELPDAYLSVVEALKHAGFAYDADIRVHWVNSELLDEQTIHKELQNVDGILVPGGFGDRGIEGKIVAIQYARENKIPFLGICLGMQLATVEFARNVLELSGAHSAEIDPDTAHPIIDLLPEQKDISDLGGTLRLGIYPCKLQDGTKVKVAYEGADFIEERHRHRYEFNNVYREQMKEHGFVFSGTSPDGRLVETIEIADHPWFVASQFHPEFTSRPTRPHALFKGFIGAAVNYQRS, encoded by the coding sequence ATGACCAAGTATATTTTTGTAACTGGAGGAGTTGTCTCGTCTTTAGGAAAAGGGATCACAGCTGCTTCATTGGGAAGATTATTAAAAAACCGTGGTTTACAAGTAACCATTCAAAAATTTGACCCATATATTAATGTTGATCCCGGAACAATGAGTCCGTATCAGCATGGTGAAGTTTATGTAACAGAAGATGGCGCAGAAACAGATTTGGATTTAGGTCACTATGAACGATTTATTGATATTAATTTAAATAAATACAGCAATATTACAACTGGTAAGGTGTACTCCAGTGTCATCCGTAAAGAACGTCGTGGTGACTATTTAGGTGGGACCGTTCAAGTAATTCCTCATATTACCAATGAGATTAAAGAACAGGTTTTCCGTGCAGGTGAAGCTACAGGCGCAGATATTGTTATTACGGAAATTGGCGGCACAGTCGGTGATATTGAATCGTTGCCATTCTTGGAAGCTATCCGCCAAATAAAAAAAGATGTGGGTAGAGATAGTGTCATGTACTTACATTGTACACTTGTTCCTTACATTCAGGCTGCTGGGGAAATGAAAACTAAGCCAACGCAACATAGTGTTAAGGAATTGCGTTCATTGGGAATTCAACCAGATGTCATCGTATTACGAACAGAACAAGCGATCAGTAAAGAGATGAAAGAAAAAATCGCTTTGTTTTGCGATATTAATGAAAAAGCCGTCATTGAAATGCTAGATGCCGATACATTATATCAAGTGCCGATCTCTTTACAGGAGCAGCAATTAGATGAGCTTACATGCAAGCATTTTGGACTGGACTGTAAACAAGCGGATATGAAAGAATGGATGGAACTTCTAAACAAAGTGCGACATCTTTCTAAAACAGTAGATATTGCTTTAGTTGGTAAGTATGTAGAGCTTCCTGATGCGTATTTATCTGTAGTAGAAGCATTGAAGCATGCTGGATTCGCATACGATGCTGATATTCGTGTGCATTGGGTAAATTCTGAGCTGCTGGATGAGCAAACCATTCATAAAGAATTACAAAATGTAGACGGAATTCTAGTGCCTGGTGGATTCGGTGATCGAGGTATCGAAGGAAAAATAGTGGCTATTCAATATGCACGTGAGAATAAAATTCCGTTTCTGGGAATCTGCCTTGGCATGCAATTAGCAACAGTGGAATTTGCCCGTAATGTTCTGGAGCTTTCTGGGGCACATTCTGCAGAGATTGATCCAGATACCGCACACCCAATCATTGATTTACTTCCAGAGCAAAAAGATATATCTGATCTTGGTGGTACATTAAGACTTGGCATTTACCCATGCAAGCTACAAGATGGCACAAAAGTAAAAGTCGCTTATGAAGGCGCTGATTTTATCGAGGAACGTCATCGTCATCGTTATGAATTTAATAACGTATACCGTGAGCAAATGAAGGAACATGGTTTTGTGTTTTCTGGTACAAGTCCAGATGGTCGTTTGGTAGAAACGATCGAAATCGCTGATCACCCATGGTTTGTAGCGAGTCAATTTCATCCGGAATTTACATCTAGACCAACTAGACCACATGCATTGTTTAAAGGCTTCATTGGGGCTGCCGTTAATTATCAACGGTCATAA
- the rpoE gene encoding DNA-directed RNA polymerase subunit delta, whose protein sequence is MSFNQYSHEEIQQMPMIELASLLLVEEKKAFHFKDIFNRLADLKGYTKKQKQDAISQFYTDLNVDGRFLTVGENKWGLKRWYPVEKMDEEVNVAPKRKKKAKSKLDQEENLDIADDDVAILDEDLNIDLELEDDFEEEFDDEEYDEDFEETYDEEDDEAEEKK, encoded by the coding sequence GTGAGCTTCAACCAATATAGCCACGAAGAAATTCAACAAATGCCAATGATTGAATTGGCCAGTTTACTGCTTGTAGAAGAAAAAAAAGCTTTTCACTTCAAAGACATATTTAATCGGTTAGCAGACTTGAAAGGTTATACAAAAAAGCAGAAACAAGATGCTATTTCACAATTTTATACCGACTTAAATGTGGACGGCAGATTTCTGACCGTTGGAGAAAATAAGTGGGGATTAAAGCGTTGGTATCCTGTAGAGAAAATGGATGAAGAAGTAAATGTTGCTCCAAAGAGAAAGAAAAAAGCGAAAAGCAAGTTGGATCAAGAAGAAAACTTAGATATTGCTGATGATGATGTTGCAATTTTGGACGAAGATCTGAATATTGATTTAGAATTGGAAGATGATTTTGAAGAGGAATTCGACGATGAAGAATATGACGAAGACTTCGAGGAGACTTATGATGAAGAAGATGATGAAGCCGAAGAAAAAAAATAA
- a CDS encoding TetR/AcrR family transcriptional regulator, with product MNSILSSIKDPSLIAKRRNQIIIAAITLFKEKGFHRTTTREIAKEAGFSIGTLYEYIRTKEDILFLVCDSIYLQVRERLEAQIDPNNSSLAHFTNVIRSYFYLMDDMQEEVVIMYQEVKSLKRESKDYVLQKERDMVAMLERVIATCFPDSVSSTDRELLANNIFIQGQMWGFRRWMLQKQFTLETYVDRQIHFLMQSIQVEASNG from the coding sequence ATGAATTCCATCCTTTCTTCCATCAAAGATCCATCATTAATCGCAAAACGGCGCAATCAAATCATCATAGCAGCCATTACTTTATTTAAAGAAAAAGGTTTTCATCGAACAACGACAAGAGAAATTGCGAAAGAAGCTGGATTTAGCATAGGAACTTTATATGAATACATTCGTACAAAGGAGGATATTTTATTTCTTGTTTGCGACTCCATTTATTTACAGGTACGTGAACGATTAGAAGCACAAATTGATCCGAATAATTCTTCTTTGGCACATTTTACAAATGTGATTCGTTCCTATTTTTACTTAATGGATGACATGCAGGAAGAAGTTGTCATTATGTATCAAGAAGTCAAGTCGTTAAAAAGAGAAAGCAAAGATTATGTACTCCAAAAAGAAAGGGATATGGTGGCTATGTTAGAGCGGGTTATAGCCACATGCTTTCCTGATTCTGTATCTTCTACAGACCGTGAATTGCTTGCTAATAATATTTTTATTCAAGGGCAAATGTGGGGCTTTAGAAGATGGATGTTACAGAAGCAATTTACATTAGAAACATATGTGGACAGGCAAATTCATTTTTTAATGCAATCCATTCAGGTTGAAGCCTCAAACGGATAA
- a CDS encoding acyl-CoA dehydrogenase, translated as MNFELTDEQEMLRKMVREFAENEVAPSAAERDENERFDRGIFDQMAELGLTGIPWPEEYGGIGSNYMSYVIAVEELSRVCASTGVTLSAHVSLASWPIYQYGTEEQKHTFLKRLATGESLGAYALSEPSAGSDVVSMLTTAKDDGDSYVLNGNKVWITNGGVADIYIVFAKTDADQRHKGITAFIVEKGTEGFSFGKKEKKLGIRSSPTTELIFENCRIPKENRLGQEGEGFKIAMTTLDGGRNGIAAQALGIAQGALDAATAYAKERVQFGKPIAENQGISFKLADMATEVEAARLLTYQAAWLESEGLPYGKASAMSKLFAGDAAMRITVEAVQVFGGYGYTKDYPVERYMRDAKITQIYEGTNEIQRLVIGRMLTK; from the coding sequence ATGAATTTTGAGCTTACGGATGAGCAAGAGATGTTGCGTAAGATGGTAAGGGAGTTTGCTGAAAATGAAGTAGCTCCTTCAGCCGCAGAGCGAGATGAGAATGAGCGATTTGACCGAGGAATCTTTGATCAGATGGCAGAACTTGGATTAACAGGGATTCCGTGGCCAGAAGAATATGGTGGGATTGGTTCGAATTACATGAGTTATGTTATTGCAGTTGAAGAATTGTCTCGAGTCTGTGCTTCAACAGGGGTCACTTTATCTGCCCATGTTTCTTTAGCGAGCTGGCCAATCTATCAATACGGTACAGAAGAACAAAAACACACCTTTTTAAAGCGTCTAGCTACGGGGGAATCGTTAGGCGCGTATGCCTTATCAGAGCCTAGTGCTGGGAGTGACGTTGTTTCTATGTTAACGACAGCAAAGGATGACGGTGACAGCTACGTGTTGAATGGTAATAAAGTGTGGATTACCAATGGCGGCGTAGCGGATATTTATATTGTTTTCGCTAAAACAGATGCCGATCAACGACATAAAGGCATCACGGCATTTATTGTTGAAAAAGGAACGGAAGGATTTTCGTTCGGCAAGAAAGAAAAAAAGCTTGGTATTCGCTCTTCTCCAACAACAGAATTGATTTTTGAAAATTGTCGCATACCAAAAGAAAATCGACTCGGACAAGAAGGAGAAGGCTTTAAAATAGCTATGACTACATTAGACGGAGGTCGAAATGGTATTGCAGCACAGGCGTTAGGGATTGCTCAAGGCGCATTAGATGCTGCAACAGCTTATGCGAAGGAAAGGGTTCAATTTGGTAAACCAATTGCTGAAAATCAAGGAATTTCTTTTAAATTGGCAGATATGGCTACTGAGGTAGAGGCGGCTCGTCTACTAACGTATCAAGCCGCTTGGTTAGAGTCTGAAGGATTACCCTATGGAAAAGCTTCCGCTATGTCCAAGTTATTTGCTGGCGATGCTGCGATGCGAATTACCGTGGAGGCGGTGCAAGTTTTTGGTGGCTACGGATATACGAAAGATTACCCAGTAGAACGATATATGCGGGACGCAAAAATTACCCAAATATACGAGGGAACAAACGAAATCCAACGACTTGTAATTGGTAGAATGTTAACAAAGTAA
- a CDS encoding acyl-CoA dehydrogenase, with translation MLRWTEEQVMLNKMVKDFAQTEITKAIPRMEKEDRFPKEIIKQMGELGLMGIPIPEAYGGAGMDYTAYIQTIHEISKVSATVGVILSVHTSVGTNPILYFGTEQQKNKYLPKLASGDYLGAFALTEPNAGSDAASLKTKAVKIGEEYLLNGSKVFITNGGEADTYITFARTGEDKREISAFIIERDTPGLIIGKPERKMGLHGSNTVSLTFENCRICKEQLLGAEGNGFKIAMHNLNVGRIGIAAQAIGISEAALEHGTDYAKERKQFGKPIAAHQGISFKLADMATRTEAAKLLVYRAAHLIEQGKASGKEVSIAKLYASKAAVENAIEAVQIFGGYGYTEDYPVERLFRDAKITEIYEGSSEIQRIVIAKHLLRH, from the coding sequence ATGCTACGTTGGACCGAAGAACAAGTAATGTTAAATAAAATGGTCAAAGATTTTGCACAAACTGAAATCACAAAGGCGATACCTCGTATGGAAAAGGAGGATCGCTTCCCAAAAGAAATTATAAAGCAGATGGGAGAACTTGGTTTAATGGGAATACCCATCCCAGAAGCATATGGTGGGGCAGGCATGGATTATACTGCTTATATTCAAACGATTCATGAAATATCAAAGGTAAGTGCAACAGTTGGTGTTATTTTATCTGTGCACACATCTGTTGGAACAAACCCAATTCTTTATTTTGGAACGGAGCAACAAAAAAATAAGTATCTCCCTAAACTGGCCAGCGGCGATTATTTAGGGGCTTTTGCCTTAACAGAACCGAATGCAGGATCCGATGCGGCAAGTCTCAAAACAAAAGCTGTGAAAATAGGAGAGGAATATCTATTAAACGGATCAAAAGTGTTTATTACAAACGGTGGGGAAGCCGATACATATATCACTTTTGCACGTACGGGAGAAGACAAAAGGGAAATAAGTGCTTTTATTATTGAAAGGGATACACCGGGACTCATCATCGGTAAACCAGAAAGAAAGATGGGATTGCACGGATCAAATACAGTGTCGCTTACGTTTGAAAACTGCCGTATATGCAAGGAACAGCTTCTGGGGGCAGAAGGAAATGGGTTTAAAATTGCGATGCATAATTTAAATGTTGGCAGAATTGGGATAGCAGCACAGGCTATCGGAATAAGTGAAGCAGCTTTAGAGCATGGAACAGACTATGCAAAGGAGCGTAAGCAATTCGGAAAGCCGATTGCAGCGCATCAAGGAATTTCCTTTAAATTGGCTGATATGGCAACTCGTACCGAGGCTGCAAAACTATTAGTCTATCGGGCAGCTCATTTGATAGAACAAGGAAAAGCTTCTGGAAAGGAAGTCTCGATCGCAAAACTCTATGCTTCCAAAGCGGCCGTAGAAAATGCGATTGAAGCTGTCCAAATATTTGGGGGCTATGGCTATACAGAGGATTACCCGGTTGAACGTCTGTTTCGTGATGCTAAAATCACAGAGATTTATGAAGGGTCCAGTGAAATTCAACGAATTGTGATAGCTAAACATTTATTGAGACATTAA
- a CDS encoding 3-hydroxybutyryl-CoA dehydrogenase → MNINQVMVIGAGQMGAGIAQVCAQSGFHVLLYDKQTEALNHGVKRIHKFVHRACEKQKITEEQRDDTLLRIERAATIQDAAKADLVIEAVVENMDVKTAIFHELDQIAPAHTILASNTSSLSITEIAAATNRPDQVIGMHFMNPVPIMQLVEIIRAVQTSDGTYSIIEQMAKKLNKVPVTVQDFPGFVSNRILMPMINEAIYTLYEGIATVEDIDTSMKLGMNHPMGPLTLADFIGLDTCLYIMEVLHEGFSDSKYRPCPLLKQYVQAGWLGKKTGRGFYVYT, encoded by the coding sequence ATGAATATAAACCAAGTTATGGTCATAGGCGCTGGGCAAATGGGGGCAGGAATTGCCCAGGTCTGTGCTCAATCCGGGTTTCATGTATTGTTGTACGATAAACAAACAGAAGCATTAAATCATGGGGTAAAAAGGATTCACAAGTTCGTGCATCGGGCTTGTGAAAAACAAAAGATAACGGAAGAACAGCGAGACGATACATTACTAAGAATAGAAAGAGCAGCTACCATTCAAGATGCAGCAAAGGCAGATTTAGTCATTGAAGCCGTCGTAGAAAATATGGATGTAAAAACAGCTATTTTCCATGAACTCGATCAAATAGCACCAGCACATACCATTTTAGCCTCAAATACTTCGTCCTTATCCATTACGGAAATTGCTGCAGCTACGAATCGCCCAGATCAAGTTATCGGGATGCATTTTATGAATCCGGTTCCAATAATGCAATTGGTAGAAATCATTCGGGCGGTGCAGACGAGTGATGGAACCTATTCTATCATTGAACAAATGGCTAAAAAATTAAATAAAGTGCCGGTTACCGTTCAGGATTTCCCCGGGTTTGTCTCCAATCGCATTTTAATGCCGATGATTAATGAAGCGATTTATACATTGTATGAAGGAATTGCAACGGTAGAAGATATTGATACATCGATGAAATTAGGGATGAACCATCCGATGGGTCCATTAACACTTGCTGATTTTATTGGGCTAGATACGTGCTTGTATATTATGGAGGTATTACATGAGGGATTTTCGGATAGCAAATATCGACCGTGCCCTTTGCTCAAACAATATGTGCAAGCAGGCTGGTTAGGTAAGAAAACGGGTCGAGGTTTTTATGTGTATACATAA
- a CDS encoding acetyl-CoA C-acetyltransferase: MREAVIVSGARTPFGKFGGALQSFTASQLGGKAIEEALKRAEIAGNDVDEVIIGNVLQGGQGQIPSRQAAIKAGIPWEVKTETINKVCASGLRSVTLANQLIRLGDEEIIVAGGMESMSNAPYLLPDARWGNRMGDKKVVDMMVHDGLTCSFQGVHMGTYGNATAKEYGLTREEQDKWAYRSHQRAIQAMEAGKFAAEIVAMEVPQRKGDPIIVDQDEAPRKDTTVEKLATLRPAFDRDGTITAGNAPGINDGACAFVVMSANKASELGKEPLAIIKGHTEVAVPAEDFPKTPGLVINQLLEKTGYSKGEIDLFEINEAFAAVALASGKIAGIDPEKVNVNGGAVALGHPIGASGARIILTLIYELKRRGGGLGIAAICSGGGQGDAILIEVPKR, translated from the coding sequence ATGAGAGAAGCAGTTATTGTATCAGGGGCTAGGACCCCGTTTGGGAAATTTGGTGGTGCATTACAATCCTTTACCGCTTCGCAGCTTGGAGGTAAGGCTATTGAAGAAGCGTTAAAGCGAGCGGAAATTGCTGGAAATGATGTCGATGAAGTGATAATAGGGAATGTCTTACAAGGTGGTCAAGGTCAAATTCCTTCAAGGCAAGCAGCTATAAAAGCAGGGATTCCGTGGGAAGTAAAAACAGAAACGATTAATAAGGTTTGTGCTTCAGGGCTGCGCAGTGTTACGTTAGCAAATCAACTCATTCGGCTGGGAGATGAGGAGATCATTGTTGCTGGTGGTATGGAGAGCATGAGTAATGCGCCATATTTATTGCCAGATGCGCGTTGGGGGAACCGGATGGGAGACAAAAAAGTTGTCGATATGATGGTACATGATGGGTTAACCTGTTCTTTTCAAGGCGTACATATGGGGACATATGGAAATGCAACAGCAAAGGAATATGGACTTACGCGAGAAGAACAGGACAAATGGGCTTATCGTAGTCACCAACGCGCTATTCAAGCGATGGAGGCTGGAAAGTTTGCTGCCGAGATTGTAGCTATGGAAGTGCCGCAGCGCAAGGGGGACCCCATCATCGTCGATCAAGATGAAGCGCCAAGAAAGGACACAACTGTCGAAAAGCTAGCAACACTGCGTCCTGCATTTGATCGAGACGGAACCATTACTGCCGGAAATGCACCTGGTATTAATGACGGTGCATGCGCATTTGTTGTGATGTCTGCTAATAAAGCATCCGAGCTTGGCAAGGAACCATTAGCGATTATAAAAGGTCATACGGAGGTCGCCGTTCCTGCAGAAGATTTCCCGAAAACACCAGGTTTAGTAATTAATCAATTGTTGGAAAAGACGGGGTATTCCAAAGGTGAAATCGACTTGTTTGAAATTAATGAGGCATTTGCTGCAGTAGCGCTAGCGAGCGGGAAAATTGCGGGGATTGACCCTGAGAAAGTGAACGTAAATGGGGGAGCAGTTGCTTTAGGGCATCCAATTGGTGCAAGTGGAGCGCGGATTATTTTAACCTTAATTTATGAATTAAAACGCCGTGGTGGCGGACTTGGTATTGCAGCTATTTGCAGTGGGGGGGGCCAAGGCGATGCCATTCTGATCGAAGTTCCGAAAAGATAA
- a CDS encoding heterodisulfide reductase-related iron-sulfur binding cluster, protein MNTFLLVNAIAFAIITIYGVYLFAKVVATRVAYIRLGRKSEFDRDFKERFRRIGKIVFGQSKLLKDKKSGIIHVMMFYGFILVQFGAIDMFIKGLSPESHLPLGSIYPGFVFFQELVTLMILVAVIWAFYRRYIEKLVRLKRGFKAGLVLLFIGTLMISVLFGNGMAQLWHGHDPTWTEPVASVIAMVFSWLPTTGAMVLFYVAWWIHTITILVFLVYVPQSKHAHLIAAPINVFLSKRVPGKLKKIDFEMDEDQDEEEISFGVGKVEDFEQHQMIDFYACVECGRCTDVCPASGTGKMLSPMDIMIKVRDHLTEKGAAITGKSPWVPAYAFANAAGNQASAKQEAAATVQSASLIGDVITEEELAGCTTCRNCEDACPVNNEHVGTIIDMRRYLVMTEGKMDQDVQRAVMNIERQGNPWGLSKKDRIKWREQDESVHIPTIKELSKEGKDFEYLFWVSSMGAYDNRSQKIALAFAKLLNQAGVSFAILGNKEANSGDTARRIGNEFLFQEIAEKNIKEFTKNDVKKIVTIDPHAYNIFKNEYPDFGFEAEVYHHTQLLYDLVMDGKLKPQKAINQRLTYHDSCYLGRYNGVYDPPREILQAIPGLELVEMERSKENGMCCGAGGGLMWSEETTGNRINVARTEQALAVEPNMISSACPYCLTMISDGTKAKEVEEDISTMDVAEILAISVFHEEEIKTAEIKDIE, encoded by the coding sequence GTGAATACATTTTTGCTTGTAAATGCAATTGCGTTTGCGATTATCACCATCTATGGGGTGTATTTATTTGCTAAAGTTGTAGCTACACGTGTAGCGTATATTCGTTTGGGGAGAAAGTCAGAATTTGATCGGGATTTTAAAGAACGATTCAGAAGAATAGGGAAGATTGTTTTTGGTCAGTCAAAGCTATTAAAGGATAAAAAGTCGGGTATCATTCATGTTATGATGTTTTACGGATTTATTCTCGTGCAATTTGGTGCGATTGACATGTTTATTAAGGGGTTATCCCCTGAAAGTCATTTGCCATTAGGGTCGATTTATCCGGGATTTGTATTCTTTCAGGAATTAGTAACATTAATGATTCTCGTCGCAGTTATATGGGCTTTTTATCGCCGTTATATTGAAAAGCTCGTCCGCCTCAAGCGGGGGTTTAAAGCTGGTTTAGTTTTATTGTTTATTGGCACATTAATGATCTCTGTGCTGTTTGGGAATGGAATGGCACAGTTATGGCATGGACATGATCCAACGTGGACAGAGCCGGTTGCCAGTGTTATTGCGATGGTTTTTTCCTGGTTACCTACTACGGGCGCTATGGTGTTGTTTTATGTCGCGTGGTGGATTCATACCATTACCATTCTTGTGTTCCTGGTTTACGTTCCACAATCCAAGCATGCGCATTTAATTGCTGCACCTATTAACGTGTTTTTAAGTAAACGCGTTCCAGGAAAATTGAAGAAAATCGATTTTGAAATGGATGAAGATCAAGATGAAGAAGAAATATCGTTTGGGGTAGGAAAAGTTGAAGATTTTGAGCAGCATCAAATGATTGATTTTTACGCGTGTGTAGAATGTGGCAGATGTACAGATGTTTGCCCAGCATCAGGAACAGGCAAAATGCTCTCGCCAATGGATATTATGATTAAGGTGCGCGATCATTTAACCGAAAAGGGAGCGGCAATTACTGGGAAGTCACCATGGGTTCCAGCATATGCATTTGCTAATGCAGCGGGAAATCAGGCATCTGCAAAACAAGAGGCAGCAGCGACGGTGCAAAGTGCTAGTTTAATCGGAGATGTCATTACAGAAGAAGAACTAGCTGGCTGTACGACATGCCGAAACTGTGAAGATGCATGTCCTGTTAACAATGAACATGTGGGAACGATTATTGATATGCGCAGATATTTGGTGATGACAGAAGGTAAAATGGATCAGGATGTTCAACGAGCGGTTATGAATATTGAACGTCAAGGTAATCCATGGGGGTTATCGAAAAAAGATCGCATTAAGTGGCGTGAGCAGGATGAATCGGTTCATATACCAACGATTAAAGAACTGAGTAAAGAAGGTAAGGATTTTGAATACCTGTTCTGGGTTAGTTCGATGGGGGCTTATGATAATCGAAGTCAAAAAATCGCTCTGGCTTTTGCGAAGTTGTTAAATCAGGCTGGTGTGAGTTTTGCAATATTAGGAAATAAGGAAGCGAATTCTGGAGATACGGCACGTCGGATAGGAAATGAGTTTTTATTTCAGGAAATAGCCGAGAAAAATATTAAAGAATTCACCAAAAACGATGTGAAAAAAATTGTTACCATTGATCCACACGCATACAATATTTTTAAAAATGAATACCCAGATTTTGGATTTGAAGCCGAAGTTTATCACCATACACAGTTATTATATGATTTAGTCATGGATGGTAAGCTAAAACCACAAAAAGCGATTAACCAAAGATTAACTTACCATGATTCTTGTTACTTAGGCAGATATAACGGTGTTTATGATCCACCTCGAGAAATTCTTCAGGCCATTCCAGGTTTAGAGTTAGTAGAAATGGAACGTAGTAAAGAAAATGGCATGTGTTGTGGCGCAGGCGGCGGATTAATGTGGTCAGAAGAAACGACAGGAAATCGAATTAATGTAGCACGTACAGAGCAAGCGCTAGCTGTAGAACCAAACATGATCTCTAGTGCATGTCCATATTGTTTAACGATGATTAGTGATGGAACAAAAGCGAAAGAAGTAGAAGAAGATATTAGCACTATGGACGTTGCAGAGATTTTAGCGATTTCTGTATTTCATGAAGAGGAAATAAAAACAGCTGAAATAAAGGACATAGAATAG